The region GGTCGTGGGCCACAAGGAGCTCACCCAGGACGAGCGCGACGTGATCGCCGAGGTGTTCGCGGCGGGCAAGCGCCAGCTGAGGGAGGTCATGCTGCCGCGCACCGAGGTCGAGTTCATGGCCGCCGACACGCCGCTCGCCGAGGCCGCCGTGCTCGCCGCCGCCATGCCGCACTCCCGCTTCCCGGTCTACCGCGACACCTACGACGACGTCATCGGGTTCGTCCACGTACGGGACCTGCTCGACCCCGTCAGGACCGGGCGGCTGGAGCCGATCAGCGAGGTCGTGCCGATCCGGCCGGTCAAGCTCGTGCCGGCCAGCAAGCGGGTGCTCGCCACGCTCGCCGAGATGCGCGACGAGGGCCACCACCTCGCCATCGTCGTGGACGAGTACGGCGGCACCGACGGCATCGTGACGCTGGAGGACCTGGTCGAGGAGCTCGTCGGCGACATCCGCGACGAGTACGACGAGAGCGGCGACGCCGTACGGGTGATCGCCGGTGACGTGGAGGTCGACGGGCTGGTCAACCTGGACGAGTTCCACGCGCAGACGGCGGTGCGGCTGCCCGGCGGGCCGTACGAGACGCTGGGCGGATACGTCATGGCCTTCCTCGGTCACCTGCCGCAGCGCGGCGAGGTCGCGGAGGCGCCGGGCGTCACGCTGACCGTGACCGAGATGGACGGCCGCCGGGTCTCCCGCGTCCGCGTCACCCGCAATCCCCCCGCCGATCCCGCCGCCGATCCCGCGGAGGAGGCCCCCGCCGGAGAGCCTCCGGCCACCACGGCCTGAACGCCGTCCGCGGCCCGGCGCGTGTGTCGCGGGCAGCCCGCGAGTCCTGACAGAATTGCCCCATGGCCCTCGCTCGCGTCCTGTCCGGCATCCAGCCCACCGCCGACTCGTTCCACCTGGGGAACTACCTCGGCGCCGTCCGGCAGTACGTCGCGTTGCAGGACACCCACGAGGCCTTCTTCTTCATCGCCGACCTGCACGCGCTGACGGTCTCCCCGAAGCCTGAGGAGCTGCGCCGCCGCACCAGGGTCGCCGCCGCCCAGCTCTTCGGCGCCGGGATCGACCCGGAGCGCGCCGCCGTGTTCGCCCAGAGCCACGTACGCGAGCACAGCGAGCTGGCGTGGTACCTCATCTGCCAGACCGGCATGGGCGAGGCCGGGCGGATGACCCAGTTCAAGGACAAGTCCGCCAGGTACGGCGAGAGCTCGGCCGGCGTCGGCCTGTTCACCTACCCGATCCTGCAGGCGGCCGACATCCTGATCTACCAGGCCGACCAGGTGCCGGTGGGCGTGGACCAGAAGCAGCACCTGGAGCTCAGCCGCGACCTCGCGCAGCGCTTCAACAGCCGCTACGGCCCGACCTTCAAGGTGCCGAACCCCTACATCCTCAAGGAGGTCGAGAAGATCACCGACCTCCAGGACCCGACCGCCAAGATGTCCAAGTCGTCGTCGAGCCCGCAGGGCATCATCGACGTCCTGGAGGAGCCGAACGCCCTGCGCAAGAAGATCATGCGCGCGGTGACCGACACCGGCAGCGAGGTCGTCGCCGACGAGGAGAACAAGCCGGGCGTCACCAACCTGCTGCGGATCCACTCCGCGCTGACCGGCACGCCGATCCCCGAGCTGGAGGCCCGGTTCGCCGGGCAGGGCTACGGCACCTTCAAGAAGGAGGTCGCCGAGGCGGTCATCGAGACGTTCGCCCCGATCCGCGAGCGCACGGAGAAGCTGCTGGCCGACGAGGCCGAGCTCGACCGGCTGCTGGTCGCGGGCGCGGCCCGGGCCCGCGCGGTGGCCCGCGAGACGATGGCCCAGGTGCGCGAGCGCCTCGGCCTGCTGCCGTCCCCGTCCCTCGACTGATCGGCGGGCCCGCCGTGGGCAGGCATCGAGCCCCCTCCGCGGGGTAGAGAACGGCGATGGGGATGGGGATCGTCGAGCAGGTCACCCGGCGGGCGGACGCGGTCAAGGCGGCGGGCCGGGTGTGGATCGAGCGCAACCGGATCCGCTTCCGCGCGCTCGACCATCTCATCCGGACCGTGCAGCGCTACCAGGTGCAGACGGGCGACCGGCTCGCGGGCGCCATCACCTACTTCGCGTTCCTGTCGTTCTTCCCGCTGATCGCGCTGGCCTTCGCGCTGTTCGGGTACGTCGTGACGATCCGCCCGGACGCGCTCGCCACGCTCACCGAGGCGATCAACAGCCAGCTTCCCGGGCTCGCCGGGCAGTTGCACATCGACCAGCTCGCCGGGGCGCGGGCGCGGGCCGGGATCATCGGTCTCCTCGGCCTGCTCTACGCCGGCCTGGGCGCGATGGACGCGCTGCGCGGGGCCCTGCGCACCGTCTGGATGACCTGTGAGC is a window of Microbispora sp. NBC_01189 DNA encoding:
- a CDS encoding hemolysin family protein, producing the protein MSNVAVTIALVLIFILIGGFFAAAEMAMVSLRESQIRRLSREGRRGARVQKLARDPNRFLSSIQVGVTVATVLSAALGADALGPEFAPVLEGWGMRPDAAAPAAFVTVTLAISYVTLVLGELAPKRLGRQRAESLSLLTAPLLDRIATLSRPVIWVLSKSTNGIVRLVGGNPSADRAAMTTEELRDMVVGHKELTQDERDVIAEVFAAGKRQLREVMLPRTEVEFMAADTPLAEAAVLAAAMPHSRFPVYRDTYDDVIGFVHVRDLLDPVRTGRLEPISEVVPIRPVKLVPASKRVLATLAEMRDEGHHLAIVVDEYGGTDGIVTLEDLVEELVGDIRDEYDESGDAVRVIAGDVEVDGLVNLDEFHAQTAVRLPGGPYETLGGYVMAFLGHLPQRGEVAEAPGVTLTVTEMDGRRVSRVRVTRNPPADPAADPAEEAPAGEPPATTA
- the trpS gene encoding tryptophan--tRNA ligase, with product MALARVLSGIQPTADSFHLGNYLGAVRQYVALQDTHEAFFFIADLHALTVSPKPEELRRRTRVAAAQLFGAGIDPERAAVFAQSHVREHSELAWYLICQTGMGEAGRMTQFKDKSARYGESSAGVGLFTYPILQAADILIYQADQVPVGVDQKQHLELSRDLAQRFNSRYGPTFKVPNPYILKEVEKITDLQDPTAKMSKSSSSPQGIIDVLEEPNALRKKIMRAVTDTGSEVVADEENKPGVTNLLRIHSALTGTPIPELEARFAGQGYGTFKKEVAEAVIETFAPIRERTEKLLADEAELDRLLVAGAARARAVARETMAQVRERLGLLPSPSLD